The region TTATATTTGCCAACTATTTACAACTCAAATTTAACGAATGAAGAACATTAGAAACTTTTGCATCATTGCTCATATAGACCATGGTAAAAGTACATTAGCAGATAGATTGTTAGATTTTACAGGATCTGTAACTAGCCGTGAAAAAAAGGATCAGTTATTAGATAATATGGATTTAGAGCGTGAACGTGGAATTACCATCAAATCTCACGCCATTCAAATGGATTATACGCACAATGGAGAACAATATGTTTTAAATTTAATTGATACTCCTGGGCATGTAGATTTTTCTTATGAAGTTTCAAGATCTATTGCTGCCTGTGAGGGCGCGCTGTTAATTGTAGATGCTGCACAAAGTATACAGGCACAAACAATTTCTAATTTATACTTGGCTTTAGAGAATGATTTAGAAATTATTCCCGTTTTAAATAAGGTAGATTTGCCATCTGCAAACCCAGAAGAGGTTACGGATGATATTGTTGATTTATTAGGATGCGACGCCGAAGAAGTAATACATGCCAGTGGTAAAACAGGTTTTGGGGTCGATAATATTTTAACCGCAATAATTGATAGAATTCCCGCTCCAAAAGGAAACCCAGATGCACCATTACAGGCCTTAATTTTTGATTCGGTTTACAATTCGTATAGAGGAATCGAAACCTATTTTAGAGTTTTTAATGGTGAAATAAAAAAAGGCCAAGAAATTAAATTTGTTGCTACGGGTAATAAATATTATGCGGATGAAGTGGGTACTTTAAAATTAACCCAAGTAGTTAAAAAATCTGTAAAAACTGGCGATGTTGGGTATTTAATTACAGGTATAAAAACAGCGAAGGAAGTAAAAGTAGGAGATACGATAACCGATTTTGCAAACCCAACCAAAGAAATTATTGCAGGTTTCGAAGATGTAAAACCCATGGTTTTTGCAGGGATTTATCCTGTAGATACAGAAGATTATGAGGAATTGCGTAATTCTATGGAAAAACTTCAATTAAACGATGCTTCCTTGGTGTTTCAGCCAGAAAGTTCTGCCGCTTTAGGTTTTGGTTTCCGTTGTGGATTTTTAGGAATGTTACACATGGAAATTATTCAAGAACGTTTAGAACGTGAGTTTAACATGACGGTTATTACGACAGTTCCCAACGTTTCTTACCATGCTTACACAAAGAAAAATCCAGAGGAAATTATCATTTTAAATAATCCAACAGATTTACCAGATCCATCTAGATTAGATAGAGTAGAAGAGCCTTTTATCAAAGCATCCATCATCACAAAATCAGATTTTGTTGGTCAAGTTATGAGTTTGTGTATCGAAAAACGAGGTCAAATTATCAATCAAACTTATTTAACGACCCAAAGAGTTGAGCTGATTTTTGAAATGCCTTTGGCAGAAATTGTATTTGATTTTTACGATCGATTAAAAACAGTTTCTAAAGGATATGCTTCTTTTGATTATCATCCTATTGGCATGAGAGAATCGAAATTGGTAAGAGTAGATATTTTATTAAATGCACAACCTGTAGATGCACTTTCTGCATTATTACACGCAGATAATGCGTACACAATAGGAAAGAAAATTGTAGAAAAGTTAAAGCAATTAATTCCTAGGCAACAGTTTGATATTCCTATTCAGGCTGCAATTGGAGCAAAGATTATTGCGCGTGAAACTACAAAAGCACTGCGTAAAGATGTAACTGCAAAATGTTATGGAGGAGATATTTCTAGAAAGCGTAAGTTGTTAGAAAAGCAGAAAAAAGGAAAGAAAAGAATGCGTCAGGTTGGGAATGTAGAAATTCCGCAAGAGGCCTTTATGGCCGTTTTAAAGTTGAATGATTAAGCTTTGCTAACATAAACAAATAACACATCATCATAAAAAAAGAACCCTTTTTGAGAAATCAAGAAGGGTTTTTATTTGGAGCTATTTCCAGCTTTACGCACTCGCTTTTTTTGCAGAAAAAGCAAAAAAGAGCTCAAACAAATGCTTCAATCTGGGCTAAACTTGTTGGAAATTGTAGGCAACCCGAAAAACTTTTAGCAAATTAAAACACTAAACCTCATAGGTTTTTAAAACCTGTGAGGTTTCTATATAATTTTAACACTCCAACCATTTTCTAAAATCAGCAGTTGTAGAAGAACTCGTCATTACTTTTTCTTTGTAATTTTTTATAGAAATCAATAATCGGTTTTTAAAATGACTTTCAATTTTTTCTATAAAATCGATGTTTACAATTTCACTTCTATTGATTTTAAAAAACTTTTTAGGGTTTAATTGTTGATGAATACTTCCTAAATTTTGTGAAATGGTATGTCTTTTCCCTTCTTGATCATTTGCTAAACAGAAATCTCCAGAAGCAGAGATTAAAGCGATATCAACTGCATTTAATAATTGAATTCCTGATGCTTTTTTAATTACAAACCGCTTTTTGTAGGTATTGTATTCTTGTTGTAATGCTGTTTTTAAAACATTAATTGTGGCATCATCTAAAGTAGTGTAATCGCCTTTTTTAAATAACGATTGGTATTTTATAATTGCCTTATTAAAATCGTCTTGAGAATAGGGTTTTAAAATGTAAGCAATTCCGTTTGTGTGAAAAGCTTGAAATAAATATTCATCATGAGCAGAACAAAAAATAATAGGGGTATCAATGGTAACTTTGTTAAATAAATCAAAAGACAATCCGTCTAACAATTGAATATCCGATAAAATAAAATCATAGGTATTTTCTTTGAGTAACTGCGCTCCATCAACAAGAGAACGTGCCCAATCTTGAGATATTTTTACATCAAAAAAAGCATCCAAACACTTAGTTAGTTTTTGATATGCAGGTATTTCGTCTTCTAGAATTAATATTTTCATTTTCTTTTTTTCAAGCGAGTTAAGTTCCTTGTAGTTTCAT is a window of Polaribacter litorisediminis DNA encoding:
- a CDS encoding LytR/AlgR family response regulator transcription factor, coding for MKILILEDEIPAYQKLTKCLDAFFDVKISQDWARSLVDGAQLLKENTYDFILSDIQLLDGLSFDLFNKVTIDTPIIFCSAHDEYLFQAFHTNGIAYILKPYSQDDFNKAIIKYQSLFKKGDYTTLDDATINVLKTALQQEYNTYKKRFVIKKASGIQLLNAVDIALISASGDFCLANDQEGKRHTISQNLGSIHQQLNPKKFFKINRSEIVNIDFIEKIESHFKNRLLISIKNYKEKVMTSSSTTADFRKWLEC
- the lepA gene encoding translation elongation factor 4, encoding MKNIRNFCIIAHIDHGKSTLADRLLDFTGSVTSREKKDQLLDNMDLERERGITIKSHAIQMDYTHNGEQYVLNLIDTPGHVDFSYEVSRSIAACEGALLIVDAAQSIQAQTISNLYLALENDLEIIPVLNKVDLPSANPEEVTDDIVDLLGCDAEEVIHASGKTGFGVDNILTAIIDRIPAPKGNPDAPLQALIFDSVYNSYRGIETYFRVFNGEIKKGQEIKFVATGNKYYADEVGTLKLTQVVKKSVKTGDVGYLITGIKTAKEVKVGDTITDFANPTKEIIAGFEDVKPMVFAGIYPVDTEDYEELRNSMEKLQLNDASLVFQPESSAALGFGFRCGFLGMLHMEIIQERLEREFNMTVITTVPNVSYHAYTKKNPEEIIILNNPTDLPDPSRLDRVEEPFIKASIITKSDFVGQVMSLCIEKRGQIINQTYLTTQRVELIFEMPLAEIVFDFYDRLKTVSKGYASFDYHPIGMRESKLVRVDILLNAQPVDALSALLHADNAYTIGKKIVEKLKQLIPRQQFDIPIQAAIGAKIIARETTKALRKDVTAKCYGGDISRKRKLLEKQKKGKKRMRQVGNVEIPQEAFMAVLKLND